Proteins from a genomic interval of Fusarium oxysporum Fo47 chromosome I, complete sequence:
- a CDS encoding uncharacterized protein (expressed protein) — MSRKKKPASSSRKTTPGSSKASSRKNSPSPRKSALLSHEPMPEPVQVIVDPAQPEEEEPWRTPNEEEIIAVVIFIVISFTINIASHNEFIRGFRVYFEVYIGERLLG, encoded by the coding sequence ATgtcgaggaagaaaaagcCAGCATCCTCAAGTCGAAAGACCACTCCAGGCTCATCAAAGGCCTCTAGCAGAAAGAACTCTCCATCACCCAGAAAATCAGCTCTACTGTCTCACGAGCCTATGCCAGAGCCAGTACAAGTAATCGTCGATCCCGCACagcctgaagaggaggagccGTGGCGGACACcgaatgaagaagaaattaTCGCGGTTGTAATTTTTATCGTCATTTCCTTCACAATCAACATAGCTTCCCACAATGAGTTCATAAGGGGGTTCCGGGTTTATTTTGAAGTATACATTGGCGAGAGACTACTGGGATGA
- a CDS encoding PQ loop repeat-domain-containing protein produces the protein MEALKSAITPITHNLPAPIRDLGVSIIGETCYKSLLLDVNIEDADCIKFAVSKALGIGIIAASSIVKVPQILKLLNSKSAEGVSFLSYLLETASYIISLAYNFRNGFPFSTYGETALIVGQNVIISVLVLNYSGRASLAAVFVAALAGTVATLFAENVVDAQTLSYLQAGAGVLSVASKLPQILTIFQQGGTGQLSAFAVFNYLAGSLSRIFTTLQEVDDKLILYGFVSGFVLNAILALQMIFYWNAPSEKAKGKQPAAPIAAKPATLTPSSSTTATPKKSPTTRRRG, from the exons ATGGAAGCCCTCAAATCCGCCATCACTCCCATCACGCATAACCTCCCCGCGCCGATTCGCGACTTGGGCGTTTCCATCATCGGCGAGACGTGCTACAAATCTCTACTTCTCGACGTCAATATTGAGGATGCCGATTGCATCAAGTTTGCTGTCTCCAAGGCTCTCGGCATCGGTATCATCGCCGCTTCGTCCATCGTCAAGGTCCCCCAGATCCTGAAGCTCCTCAACTCCAAGTCCGCCGAGGGTGTATCGTTCCTCTCATACCTTCTCGAGACCGCGTCGTACATCATCTCGCTCGCCTACAACTTCCGAAATGGCTTTCCTTTCAGCACCTATGGCGAGACTGCCTTGATCGTGGGACAGAATGTTATCATCTCGGTGCTTGTTCTGAACTACAGTGGCCGTGCTAGTCTGGCTGCTGTCTTTGTTGCTGCGCTTGCTGGAACTGTTGCTACACTGTTTGCTGAGAATGTTGTGGATGCGCAGACCTTGAGCTACCTCCaagctggtgctggtgttcTGAGCGTTGCCAGCAAGCTGCCTCAGATCCTCACCATCTTCCAGCAGGGTGGTACTGGTCAGCTCAGCGCTTTCGCT GTCTTCAACTACCTTGCCGGATCTTTGTCCCGAATCTTCACAACCCTCCAGGAGGTCGACGACAAGCTCATTCTTTACGGATTCGTCTCTGGCTTCGTCCTCAACGCCATCCTTGCTCTCCAGATGATCTTCTACTGGAACGCTCCCtccgagaaggccaagggcaagcaaccaGCTGCTCCCATTGCGGCCAAGCCTGCTACTCTGactccttcttcctctacCACTGCTACTCCCAAGAAGAGCCCTACCACTCGCCGACGTGGTTAG